The Bubalus kerabau isolate K-KA32 ecotype Philippines breed swamp buffalo chromosome 12, PCC_UOA_SB_1v2, whole genome shotgun sequence region ctcacatccatacataactactggaaaaatgatagccttgactagatggacctttgctggaaaagaaatgtctctgctttttaatatgctgtctaggttggtaagtgtcttttaatttcatggctgcagtcaccatctgcagtgattctggagcccccaaaataaagtctgtcactgtttctactgttttcccatctttttgctatgaagtgatgggaccagatgacatgaccttagttttctgaaggttgagctttaagccaaccttctcactctcctctttcagtttcatcaagaggctctttagttcttcttcactttctgccatgagggtggtatcatttgcatatctgaggatgttgatattcctcccagcaatcttgattctagcttgtgcttcatccagcccagtgtttctcatgatgtactctgcatataagttaaataagcagggtgacaagatacagccttgacagactcctttcctgatttggaaccagactgttgttctaactgttgctttctgacctagatatagatttctcaagaggcaggtcaagtggtctggtattcccatctctttcagaattttccacagtttattgtgatccacacagtcaaaggctttggcctagtcattaaagcagaaatagatgtttttttttctggaactctcttgttttttcaatgtttttccaacggatgttggcaatttgatctctggttcctctgccttttctaaaaccaacttgaacatctggaatttcatggctcatgtattgctgaagcctggcttggagaattttgagcattacttaactcgcatctgagatgagtgcaattgtgtggtagtttgagcattcttaggcattgcctttctttgtgattggaatgaaaactgacattttccagtcccatggccactgctgagttttccaaatttgctggcatactgagtgcaacactttcacggcatcatcttttaagatttgaaatagctcaactggaattccattacctccactagctttgttcacagtgatgcttcctaaggcccatttgacttcgccttccaggatgtctggctctaggtgagtgatcacaccattgtggttatctgggtcatgaagatcttttttgtacagctcttctgtgtattcttgccacctcttctcaatatcttctgcttctgttagatccataccacttttgtcctttattgtgctcctctttgcatgaaatattttcttgatatctctaattttcttgaagtgatctctagtctttcccattctattttttcctctatttctttgccaaggaaggctttttttctgatcaccgaggaaggttttcttatctctccttgctattgtttggaactctgcatttgaatgggtatatctttccttttctcctttgattttcacttctcttcttttctcagctatgtgtGAGGCCTTCTTAAACAACCGTTTTGTGtgtttgcacttctttttcttgggtatcatcttgatccctgccttctgtacaatgtcatgaacccccgtgcatacttcttcaggcactctgtctatcagatctaatcccttgaatctgtttgtcacttcccctgtatgattgtaagggatttgacttaggccgtagctgaatagtctagtggttgttcctactttctccaatttaagtctgaatttagcaagtGAATTTGGCAAGTGGATTTGGATAATATttgtcacctctttttttttttttttaagtgaaccaCTTTCTCTACTCTTTTGAGATTTGTTTCAGTGTTGCATGAAGAATGATGATGTCAAGATTCTTGGTTAAGTCATGTTCCTGGTTTTagtttcaaattttcaaaataatttgcaGGTGACCTTAAACCACTCATTTTGTGTCATTCATCCAGTTAATTTTTAGGATGAAGTATCTGACCTCCAAGATCACTTCTAGCTCATAATCTCCCCAAATCTTGATTCttttggagaatttagagcaatTTTGCTATTTGCAGAAAATTCAGGATAGCTCtgtaaagcactttaaaaaatggaTCTCATTCATACATTTATTCATATATCTATCAATTTTTTTTATAGTTAAGTATCTCtagtataaaatgtatttaacctTGACTCTCTTCCTTGCTCTCTTCCTGTTtaacacgcgcgcacacacacacacatacagacacacacacacacaatgctttcttgttttaaattcccTTTTTCTTGAGGGAGTGCAAGTTAAGTTATAATAATCTGGTGCCAATGAGTTTGCCTTATGTAGCTTCTCCATAAAAGGTGAGAAGGAACTAAGGAGTCTGGGATCCTTGGGCACTGAAGAGGAAAACTTTGCCTGAGTATTATTCTCTCCATGATTTCCCAGCAAAATTGAGGTAGTACAAATGGGAATTTGTGAACAATCTTGGTTTCCACTCAGATTCTTTAATCTGCTAGCtatctttaatgtctgagctTACCAGAGAagcaccaagaatactggagtggatagccattcctttttccagaggatcttcaggactcagggatcaaacctgggtctcctgcattacaggaagactcttcagtctgagccaccagggaagcccctactatcCATATTTTGTGGAGAAACTGAACCTCAGAATTAttttacttagtttttttttttattttacccttCAACACAGAGATCGTACTGATCACGATCACAAAACTGTTAATAGGTAAAAATTCACAGCTCGTCTCAATTTTTTGACTGCCTTATCAGAGACAGGCGTCGTGCTAGGAATTTCCCTATGTTGTCTGCAATCCCCGTACCTCACTGGAGACAGCAGTTTCCTTTTTCTACAGATGAACTTTGAAACTGAGAATCCTTACTTTTCCAAAGACAGGCAGTTAATTATGGTGCAGAGTTAAGATTTTATTTCCACTCTAACTGACATCGAAGTTGATGCTCTACTGACTCCAAAAAGAGCCTGAAAAGAGTTCACTGATGAATTGTTCTACTACAATCAACTTCTCCACCAATGACCTCTACTTGTACTCATTCTCCCTAGACATTTCTCTGTGATCTGTACTTTGGAGGCACCTGGGATCTCTTCAGCAGCCATGAGATGCATAGGGTGTGCATTGCTGTGTTTGGCCGGAAAGATAATGCTTATTAGAACTAAAGTACAATATAAAAGAACGTGACCGAACAACATTGCATAATGCAAACCAAGAATGTTTTCCTGAGGTCCAAGGTGCTTTCCTGAGGCAGGCATTATACCATGTGAAGATGGGAGAGATTATACCCATGACATTAAGGATACTGGTCATGTAATGTTATCAGAAGACATTCTTCTAATTAACCCTCCTTAACTTCCCTTACTCCTGAgatatttctataattttaattataatgtgtttcATCATTATCTGGATAGTTCCTTGGGGAGATGCTCTCAATGTGTGCAGTGTTCAAGATTCTATTATAAATAGTGAGGAATTATCATCGTTTTCTTGTTGCTGCTGAAGGTAGGTCTGCAAATTTTATACTCTTTGCAATAGAGATTAATGCAGTCACATCTTTAGTTTTTAGCCCTTTTTTGAAGAAGAGACTAAGACCTTACTTGTGGACCTATTTGTTATCACagtgttttattttctggaattatATACTTGGGAAATATTactatttatattaatagttgATATAAAAATTCATAAGAATATCTTGCTACCATAGGGACTTAcaagaatttttgctttttagGTTTTGCCTTTTATATCTTCCCTACAAACCCAGTGATTTCCacattgtgttttaaaatgtatctgaatGGAATTGAAAGTATTGTGTCTTTGGGAATGATTGTTATtcccagttcagtcactaagttgtgtcctactctttgccatcccatggactgtagcatgccatacttccctgtctttcactacaTTGAAGAAATAATTATACCTTTgctgtattgtgtgtgtgtgtaaaattcctgaaaaggtaatgaaagtgatttttaaaaatttctaaattataCATTCTATATGCTTAATTGCTTTAAAAGATGATGCACAGTTATTTAATAAAGTGGCTCTCTATGAGAAGTTACTTCGGTCATCTGGCCCTAGGACTATGGGATCATACCATCCTTATAGCAGAatgtaaagaggaactaaaaagcctcttgatgaaagtgaaattggagagtgaaaaaggtggcttaaagctcaacattcagaagacgaagatcatggcatctggtcccatcacttcatgggaaatagatggggaaacagtggaaacagtgtcagactttatttttttgggctccaaaatcactgcagatggtgactgcagccatgaaattaaaagacgcttactccttagaaggaaagttatgatcaacctagatagcatattgaaaagcaaagacattactttgcccacaaaggtccgtctagtcaaggctatggtttttccagtggtcatgtatggatgtgacagttggactgtgaagaaaactgagcaccaaagaattgatgcttttgaactgtggtgttggagaagactcttgagggtcttggactctcaaggagatccaaccagtccattctgaaagagatcaggcgtgggatttctttggaaggaatgatgctaactaaagctgaaactccagtactttggccacctcatgtgaagagttgactcactggaaaagactctgatgctgggagggattgggggcaggaggagaaggggacgagagaggatgagatggctggatggcatcactgactcgatggacgtgagtctgagtgaactccaggagttggtgatggacagggaggcctggcgtgctgcgattcatggggttgcaaagagtcggacacgactgagcgactgaactgaactgaactgaaccttgagaGGCATAGAGGACCAATGGTGGTCCAAGAACTCTGTTTTTCAGGCTCTATAGCCATGTCAAGCTCTTCTGGTTCATCAAGCATGAATTATCAAAAGGATAACTTTTCCCCTTTTTTGGATGATAATCAAACTGCATTTTAAATGTAGAGAAATAGAATATTAGAAAAAGTTATCAAAGAGGCAGTAGTGATATAAAGTTGTTGAGTGTACCCCTAGAGTTCAGTTAATTGGTTTGCATTTCCGTCTGGCCAGTTTGCAGATGTCGGATCCAAGGAGAGCCTCTTAGTCTGtcagtgcttcagttttctcattttttagaaAGATATGCTAATTAGAACCTCTCTCATGGGacctttatttataaaagattgTGTAAGGATTCAACAAAAGTTAGCTAATATCTTACCTTTTTTAATAGAGATTTTATTAGTTATGGACACAGTAATGCATTCTATGAAGCTGATCTGGAGATCAGGATGCTTAAAAATCATGTGTGAATATCCCTGAATGTCTACAATATATAACAACTAATGTAGTCAGTTTGAAGTGTTCTAAAATGAATGAGACAAACTCTACTATCACAGAGTTAATGATTGATTATGAAAAGTGGAAGAAAACCCACATATCACACAAGAAGGGAAATTGGAGAAGTAGTATTACTTTGTTTCTTAGGTGCCTTGatgattttttatatattttatacttagttgctggtgttgttcagtcactaagtcatatttggctatttgagactccatggactacagcatgccaggctcctctgtccttcactatctcctagagtttgctcagactcatgtctgagttggtgatgctatctaactatctcatcctcttataATTAGTTGTACCAATAATCCAAATCAAACTCTGTTAATTAGGTAATTATGGGTTCACCAAGCAGAGGTAAGagtttttatatatgaaaattcttGGTCTTAGCTCTATCTCCCAGTCAAAATCAGTAACTCTCATCTGGCTTAGTTTATCCACACTTAGAAGCCAGAAGATCTATGATCATGAAAATACAGGGTACAGGTGAACCCAGACCAGAACTGAAATATCAGTGACTGTTATGTGCCCAAATAATTTTCTCTATGATGTATTTAATTCCCATATGAATAATTTCAGGGGTAGGAAGAGTGTTTACAAAGATTAATCAGCTTCCAAATTGTGAGTTGCTACTAGTTGGAGGGAGCCATGATACAATCGTAgagtttatacatttttaaaaatagttcctcttctaactttttgtattttcattttcctcaataTTTTTACATAACTGGCTACTTGCCCATAACTGAAAAGTCACATCCTCAAAGTCACATCCTCAAATGTCACATCCTCAAATGCACTACTCTGTGTGCATTTGCCTCTTCTTATTTCTGTGTTTATCAGCATGCTCCTTTTTCGTCTCACAGTAGTTCTATTCCCTAAATTGTCTCAGCATGCTTCATTTTCCTCAATATTTTTACATAACTGGCTACTTGCCCATAACTGAAAAGTCACATCCTCAAAGTCACATCCTCAAAAGTCACATCCTCAAATGCACTACTCTGTGTGCATTTGCCTCTTCTTATTTCTGTGTTTATCAGCATGCTCCTTTTTCGTCTCACAGTAGTTCTATTCCCTAAATTGtctcatttctgtatttttcattcacTCTTTTTCAAGAAGAATCAATTATGATGCAAACCAAAATCTCGTGTAGCTTGTTCAATTTCATATTGCAAAACTTAGACTACTTCTAGatatagtaaataataaatataatatagcaAATATATTTGACATAATATTGGTTTTGATGTTTGTAAATGAATTATTATAAGCAATTATAACTACAGACCATTTTATGTCATAATATTCCCTTCAAGCAATGTTATTATGGGGATCTTATATTCCCGAGATGATGTTAATCCTACAGATGCATCCCTAAGTACTCAGAGCAGTTTACTTCTCAGAAGACTTATCTAGGGAAGTGTATTAAACAGAGAAAACATTCCTTGTGGACATTTTAATTGTAATGACattgaatttgaaaataaataattatacatataatgGACTTTTGCTGAAAAGCAGTAGAATCTGAAATAAGACAATAATTTTAAGAGCATGGcacctgaattttattttatatgtatatagaatTTATCTATTGATATAATTTTGATATGGTGATTGATCCACTTGTGGTTTACTTTTCTGAGATAACTGTTAAACTGATACAGTCTGTGTTGTTAAATACCGCTTACCTCATCCTGCAAGCAGCAGTAATCAAGCAAGTGAAATATatagctaaataaaataaaacatgactAGGGTTTTCATAAGTTGAAAGCTTTTTACATCATATGCTGGCATAGTGTAGAAAAGTATGTCATTGACTAGATTGTAAGACCAAGGTTTAAAACAATCCTCCCATAAAATTCCGTAGATAAGAAGATatcttctggacttccctggtggctcagtggataagaatatgcctaccaatgtaggggacataagttcaatccctggttggagggAGATTCCACacgccatggagcagctaagcccgagagccacgactactgagcctgcgctctagaaccTGTAAGCCACGACCATTGAAGTCTGCTCACCTAGAGtcagtgctccacaacaggagaagccctgCAGTGAGGAGCCCACACACCCCAACCAAGAGGCGCCCaacaacagccaaaaataaacaaatgcatttaaaaaaaggatATCTTCCAAGTCATAGGGAAATGAGTAAGTTAATATTACATGTGCCTTTGTATTAATATAGACAATGAAAGGCAaccatcatacacaaaaatagtaTTCAATGGCATTTCAATGATTCACTCTTATTACTTCCCTGGTCAgcacaaagtggttgtctgaccttattgaatatttacatttatgagTCTCAAGTCATTTCCTATAAGACAATATGTTTAAATGGATTTGGTCATTCTCTGATGACTCTCAGTCTAGCTTTACTTCTATTAGCACTCTATGATGTTAGCATCATTGaaataatttatcaaaaataagTGTCTAATACTAGTAGTATGTGAATGTAATTGTTTTAGAGTTAAGAAACTAATAAATATTGTAATAATTACTTATAAGGcctattaaaggaaataaatgattaTATACTCTTATATTAAACTTTGTGCAAAGTCTAtgttgatttttatattatttgaacTAGAATACTGATAAACATGACTCaaaattttcaagaataaaataaatccattcatttcttttaatttgtccaTAGGCAATGCAGACTGGGTCTAAGTGAAGGCAATGCCAAATTTCACAGATGTGACAGAATTTGTTCTTCTGGGGTTGACCAGTCATCAGGAACTTCAAGTTCTCTTTTTTGTGGTGTTTCTAGTAGTTTACATGATCACTCTGATAGGGAACATTGGTATGATTATTTTGATCAGCATCAGCTTCCAGCTTCAGAGCTCCATGTACTTTTTCTTGAGTCATTTGTCTTTTGTGGATGTGTGGTTCTCTTCCAAGGTCACTCTGAAGATGCTGGAAAACTTACTATCAGGGACAAAAACCATTTCCTATGTGGGGTGTTTGGTGCAGTGTTACTTCTTCACAGGCCTTGTCCACGTGGAAGTATGTATCTTGGCTGTGATGGCCTTTGATCGCTACATGGCCATCTGCAGCCCTCTGCTTTATGGCAGTGAAATGTCCAGGACTGTCTGTGCTCGTCTCATCTCTGTGACATACATCTATGGGTTCTCTGTTAGCCTAATCTGCACACTGTGGACATATGGCCTGTGCTTCTGTGGAAACTTTGAAATCAACCACTTCTATTGTGCTGACCGTGCTCTTATCAAGATTGCCTGTGGAGGGGTCCACAGTAAAGAATGCACCATGATTGTTATTGCTGGGATGAATTTCACATATTCCCTCTCAGTGGTTCTCATGTCCTATACCCTCATCATAGCGGCCGTGCTGCGCATGCGCTCTGCCGATGGCAGGAGGAAGGCATTCTCCGCGTGTGGGTCCCACCTGACAGCTGTTGCCGTGTTTTATGGGGCTCTCCTCTTCATGTATCTCAGGAGGCCCACTGAAGAGTCTGTGGAGCGGGGGAAGATGGTGGCCGTGTTTTACCCCACAGTGATTCCCATGCTGAGTCCCATGATCTACAGTTTGAGGAACGAAGATGTGAAAGAGGCGGTCAACAAAGCAAACGTCAAGGCAAGCTTGAGGCAGTGAACCTGCAGTACATAATTCCGGGTATGCCGCTTCCTGTTATAAATGTCCAGGCATATAAATAACCCTGTTTAAAATAGACTGTATACAGGCAACACAAATATACTAAGAGGTCCAGTCTAACACAGTGATGGTTTACCCCATGAACGGACTCTCAGGACTAAGCCTCCTTTATCTACATATGCAAACATTCTAACCCTGACCTATTACTGTTAGTCCCAGTGTATGTGAAACTGTGCCAAGTGTGGTGATCGGATAACTCATAAACACATTTGGATAAGCACACGTTAAACTGGAGTTATCTTTGTAAGACTTGAATATGCTTTCTTAggatattttctatatataattgcTTTTCACTTGTTTTATAAGTAATATATAATTTCATGAGAAAAAATTAAGACTTCATCACTTTTCCATGAATATAAACGTTGCTGGATCCTCATTTACCAAAAAAGCTTTCAATAACATTCATACATGCATGGACTCTTGAAAACAAACATGTATTCAGAATCTTCAACTAGTGTCATGAATCAATCAGAAGGTTAACTCTCAGTATGTATTGCTCTATAATTAACAGTATTTGTATTTCAAACAATCTGTTGACTCACCGTAATTGTACTCTTTGGTTTGGATTTTGTctagttgtttttctcttcattaaTTTAAATAGGTGAAAAATTTCTGAGTAAAGCCTATTATGTCCttctcatagtttaaaaaaatgaagcaatatggatttttgtcatttaaaatctaACTTTTGATCAGAAGAATGTCCTGTTAAACATTTCATTGCTATGATGAAGGTATTGTTTGATTCCAAAGTCTTGTCACTAACATTACATTCTTAGGTCTGTATTTAGCTCCTTAAGTCTGATTACACATTTACAATTCAATTTATGTTGATTGGTGTCCACTTAATCTACCTTCATTCTTAATATAAGTGGAATGCATTTTTTTGTCCTTGTTGACTCTTGCTAATAATACCAGCATAAAAGCAAATCGGAAGCAGAAGCAATTTCTCATGAGTGAGTTTATTCTTGTTTAAGGGCTAATCCAATTAAAAGGGCTGCACAACTGAACGTGTGGAGAAAGACTCTGAGAAGTAACAGTTACTTGTGGTAGTATCACGGGAAAGATGGATTCATTTAAGCACAGAAAGTATTGTTACTCAGGCTAATGTACTAATTGCCCACAAGCCACATTCCCTCAGATTGGTTCTGAGAAAAAGCAGATGGTGGGAGGAGAGTTCTTTTTCATAACTTTAGGTTCTAAGTAGGAAGAAAAAGTACTATTTGATTAGTATTGGAAACTACATtaacaaaggtttttttttttttaaatgtttttaaatcacCCAAGTTTACTTCTAACAAGTTGGCGTCAAGTATGAAATGATAGGCTGCTCAAGAAACAATCGTACGGACAGAAATCATTATAACTTCACcctttaaaatcacattttctgTGATCCTTATGGCAGACATATTCCTCAGTGTCcactattttatgttttattttataagtaaaacCTTTGTCATCCAGCTGCTCACCACGTCCCATTGCCCCCGTCAGTGGGAGACAGAATGCTTCAAGTCTTGGCAATGAGCCATCCGTAGAAAGTGGTGCCTGAAACCTAAAGATCACCTTCTCTATGTTAAAGCCATTAGATACGGACTGTATTCTCTTCCTTCCCACTTGAAAATGTTGCCACTGAAATGATCACTTTTTACACAAAGATGGAAACCACATATTGAGGGTCTAATTGCCTTTCC contains the following coding sequences:
- the LOC129624802 gene encoding olfactory receptor 5M9-like; this translates as MPNFTDVTEFVLLGLTSHQELQVLFFVVFLVVYMITLIGNIGMIILISISFQLQSSMYFFLSHLSFVDVWFSSKVTLKMLENLLSGTKTISYVGCLVQCYFFTGLVHVEVCILAVMAFDRYMAICSPLLYGSEMSRTVCARLISVTYIYGFSVSLICTLWTYGLCFCGNFEINHFYCADRALIKIACGGVHSKECTMIVIAGMNFTYSLSVVLMSYTLIIAAVLRMRSADGRRKAFSACGSHLTAVAVFYGALLFMYLRRPTEESVERGKMVAVFYPTVIPMLSPMIYSLRNEDVKEAVNKANVKASLRQ